The Cervus elaphus chromosome 9, mCerEla1.1, whole genome shotgun sequence genomic interval ATCCTGCCGGTGAGTAATATTTGACATAGATTTTCTAGAATCTAGTCCCTTTCTGGTTCCACTTTACATTCACCTGTATGTGGTTTAAGAACAAATTCAAACACATACATTCCTCAGATATTGGCACACCAACACCATACTGAGACCTCTCCATCATCTGTAACACAGTCTgaatcctaattaaaaaaaaatttttttttattggaggaaaaCTGCATCACAATCttgtgtgggtttctgccatacatcaacatgacttAGTAATAGGTTTACATACGTCCCCTTGCTCTTGAACCtcctcccacatcccaccccaaGGCACACTTGGGCAATGATTTAATACTAaatcataatttattattattttttgcattgccatgcagcatgcagatCTCCCCCAACCAGGAATAGAACTGTGCCCCCTGATTTGGAAGTgtgcactgaaccaccagggatatcCCAGTCTAAATCCATTTCAATcttttatctttcccagcattgagcCTTTCCAATCCCCACTGATTTGGTACTTAaggtaaagaattttaaaacactttgccCTGGTTAGAAGTTTGAACCCTGTAGCCCAGATGGATGCAAGGGTTCTTCTCAAACACACTGTGAGATAATTCATTAAACACTCTTATGTACATTTCATACTGGAAGGAAATTTTTGGTCAGGTTTTGCTTCAAACCCTAGTGAACTTTGACATACAAATAACTACAGTGTCCCTAAGGAAACTGATTCCTGATTTTTTTCTGGTAGAAGTAACACACTAAATCTTTCCATAAATTGGGATTCACCTGGAAACTGTTCTCCCTCCCTTTCTGATACCAGAAAGACAGACAGCTGATATCagttatatgtagaatctaaaatatgtcaCAAATGAATTTgtctaaaaaacagaaacaaactcacagacatcgAGAATAGACTTCTTTTTGCCACAGGGGAGAGATGATGGGAGGAGGGATGAACTGGAAGTTTCAAACTGACCTAATTAAACTATTATACATTGAACAGATCAACATCAAGGTCCTACAGTATAGTATAGTGTCAATATCTTGTGAAAAACtctaatagaataaaatataaaaaacaatgtcatatacaatggaatcactttgctatacagcgtAAGTtaatacaacatggtaaatcatctatagttcaataaaattaattttttgaaaactgtaaagtcTTTCAGAAAAGGTTCACTGGCAGAATGGTCCTATCTTTCTCTCAAGCCATCTTTTATTGTCTCACAATTTACATAAATTTATAGGCCTTGATTATGTCataagagagatttaaaaaatattacctagaatacagaagaactgaatttatgtattttataaccccatctcagtgatttaaaaaaatgaaatcataaaaataaccAATAGTTCCCTTGCCTTACTAATGTGATTGAATGAAACTTCTTACTAATTAAGTGTAACTGCATGAGAAAATTTTTGCCTTGAAGAAAATGATTCCAGTCATCAATGATAAAGTAAACATCTGAAAGCATTCAATAAAGAAAAGCACCTTGTTCCCTTGCGTAGCAATCCAATCCTCTAACACAAGTGCAACTCCTAGAAGACCTTTGAGTGCCCTTTTACTGTTACATACCACAGTCTTATGGGCTTGTAACATTcgtttcttctttttattgaagtatagttgatttgcaatattatgTCAATTTCTGctacagcaaagtgatcttttatatatatatatatatatatatatacacacacacacaaatatatctcatttcatatatttctactttattaCAGGATGTTGAGTACAGTTTTCTATGCTATACATTAGGATCTTATTTATCTGTATTTGTTCTTAATAGAATTTATTTCATCACAGTAATTGCCTCCAGTAGAGTTGTGATCTTAAGGGTCATTGGCACAAAGGTATTGAAACATCCCATGATTTAACTTCTAcagttaaaaattagaaattataaaaaaaaattagaaattacttttgatactaatgcatatatatggaatttagaaagatggtaatgataaccctatatgcaagacagaaaaagagacacagatgtatagaacagacttttggactctatgggagaaggtgagggtgagatgatcggagagaacagcactgaaacatgtatattatcaagtgtgaaacagatcaccagtccaggttggatgcatgagacaagtgcttggggctggtgcactgggatgacccagagggatgggatggggagggaggtgggaggggggttcaggatggggaacacatgtaaatccatggctgattcatgtcaatgtatggcaaaacccactacaatattgtaaagtaattagcctccaactaataaaataacatgaaaaaaaaaaagcaaaggaaaaaaaattacttttgacACAAAACTGTAACTAAATCTTAAGAAAATGGCCTGAGGATGAAGTAGCTGACCTTTTATGCACAGGATAAAACTAACTGTTATTGTATAATGATTGACTGAAAAAAATTGCAAGGTTTTAGACTACTCATAAGTAAAAATGGGAACTTTATTCTTTCCAGAAACGAAAATCTAGTTTCTTAGGTAAGAAAAGCTTCCAAAAGACTCGGTAAAATATCTGAAACTACAAAAactgtttcacacacacacacacacaaaaaaccttttaatcatataaaataaaatacaataaaaaacatATTGGGGGATTATACTGAGGTACAAGTAACAAAAAGTACCCAAAGGCTTCCTGACAGAAGGTGTTTATTCTTATGGGGAAACAAAAAGTCTTTtccacatttttcatattttataggaTTCCTGTCCAGTGTGAATGTTTTCATACACCAGCACATAAGAGGAAGGGAAGGTTTTCCTGAGTATTTTTCACTCACTGGATGTCTCTAAAGTATGGgttcttaaatgtttatttatatatgattGATATCTGTAACTTTTACCACATTGATGACATTGATATGGTTTCTCTCCAATGTGACTTCTCTGATGTATTTTAAGAGAACTGGCATTAATGAATGCTCTCtcacattccttacatttataaggacCATCTCCAGTATGTGTTATTTTGTGTTTCTGGAGGCTTTCCTTACATCTGTAGGCTTCCCCATATTCCATACACTCATAGTGTTTTTCTCCACTATGGATTTTTTCATGCCTTTGAAGAGAGCTGGACCAACAGAATTCTTTAGAACATGTTTTACATACATATGTTTTCTCTCCTCTGTGATGTCTTTTGTGTGTCTCTAAGGACTTCAAATAATGGAAGGTTTTACCACACTGCTTACATTCATAGGGCTTCTCTGCCCTGTGAattctttcatgtttttcaaaACTTTCAGGACTtttaaaggcttttccacattgTTTACATTGATATGGTTTTTCTACATTGTGACTCCATTCATGCTTTCGAAGTTCAGAGCAAAAAATAAATCCTTTCTCACATTTCTGACATTTGAAAGGTACATCACCAGTGTGTGTTACCATGTGTCTTTGAAAAGTTACTTTCCAcatgaaggctttcccacattctttacattcataaggtttctctccagtgtgagttctTTTGTGTTCTTGGAAGGAGTTTTGATATTGAAAAACTTTTCCACATTGTAAACAtttatagggtttctctccagtgtgactcctttcatgtattttaagagaactgaaatgaatgaatgctttctcacattccttacatttataagggcTATCTCTAGTGTGTCTTATCATGTGTTTCTGGAGGCTATTCTTAAATCTGTAGGCTTTCCCACACTGCATGCACTCATATTGTTTTTCTCCACTGTGGATcgcttcatatttttgaagaGTGCTGGCACAAGTCGATACTTTAGAACATATTTTAGATACATATTGTGTCTCTCCTGTGTGAACTATTTTGTGTGCTTTTAAGGAactcaaagtattgaagtttttcCCACACTggttacattcatagggtttctctcccATGTGAATTCTTTCATGTACTGGAACACTTTCAGGACTTttaaagacttttccacagtgcTTACATTGATAGGGTTTCTCTCTATTGTGTTTCCTTTCATGACTTCTAAGCCAACTGGGAGTAAGGAATGCTGTCTCACACTTCTGACATTTATAAGGTAAATCTCCAGTGTGTGTTAACATGTGTTTCCAGTAAGTTATTCTCCACaagaaggctttcccacatttcttacattcatagggtttctccccTGTGtgagttcttttgtgttgttgcAAAGAGTTTTGATATAAAAAAACTTTTCCACATTGTaaacattcatagggtttctctccagtgtgactcctttcatgtgttatgagAGCAGTGGGAGAAAAGAATACCTTCCCACATTCTTTGCATTTACATACCTTCTGAGGGTATTTTCGATGATCTCTTGGTTTGTCTTCAATGTGACATTTCATGTATCTAGTGAGGGATGAACCACTCATGAAGGTATTTTCA includes:
- the LOC122700175 gene encoding zinc finger protein 433-like produces the protein MKCHIEDKPRDHRKYPQKVCKCKECGKVFFSPTALITHERSHTGEKPYECLQCGKVFLYQNSLQQHKRTHTGEKPYECKKCGKAFFWLRSHERKHNREKPYQCKHCGKVFKSPESVPVHERIHMGEKPYECNQCGKNFNTLSSLKAHKIVHTGETQYCMQCGKAYRFKNSLQKHMIRHTRDSPYKCKECEKAFIHFSSLKIHERSHTGEKPYKCLQCGKVFQYQNSFQEHKRTHTGEKPYECKECGKAFMWKHLAVSNISGDTQSLDSSGSSVPSGSQRKGWPPTHLLQPFFSLRLCGDIVRGLRMTTGTFLQGLDVGLAVV